ataatctagaattcaatcttgctatcatggaaaatattatcattaaaacctttgttttaaaaatctaaagcatGCTCTTCTTTGCTTCCtaggtataaaatcaaatcatcaattgtatccattgacaaacaaatcacaagatatatccaattctaaaaattaaatcatcaattgtatccattgacaaacaaatcacaagagataTCCAATTCTAAAATCAAGAactaataaaccaagcattcaatcaattaagataaatccaaaatcatgagaaaaacatgattgaacatTAAGAATTCTACCTTAGTCAATCGagatgaagcaagaacaatttaaatcattaaagagcaACTGttgtgagaaaaataaaatcacataaataaaactgataatccttaacaagaTTTCATCCTCAAACCTAATTGAAAATTTAGCTACTtatagtaattgaaagaaaacataaaaataaaatagtaaatattaAACTAAACAATAAAACTGTCATGGAGGAAAGTGCCATTGGCGGCTCCTCAGCCTCTCTAAATTTCTGCCATCACTaatcccccctaaagagcctttaaataggtcaagtaATCCTATTACAACTTGAATTCccatttggagaaaatcccatgTTTTTAGGATTTACCTAACTGAcatttttggcccatttaacttcCGAATTCAGACTTTTGGTAAAcgacaaagttgtagccctctAATTTAGCTTTCcggcccaacttgaatcatctcaattggaCATTGGAGTCGAAAGTTATGTtcaaaatactaactgatgtgcaaGCTGGAATCTTactccgaattggacttggatttggtgcaaatttcttttgattccttgctcgaattggacttaaatttaattggactGGCCTATTTTGACTTCATTATGGATCTTGTAAAATTAAAGTCCATTAtccttcttctttgcacaaatccgcTCATTTAATTTCATTCTCATCTTGTAGGTCTTCAAGTCGATATGGGCTCAGCCCACTTGAATTAGAATCTATCATTCTACCTCAAATAAAACCCACTAGCATGTAAAACCTTTATAACCTATAAAACAAAGATAGATTATAATCAGTCACAGATCAACATACTAATAAGGCTAAAGATGCAAATATGGGGTATTTTATTgcatatatttcatgcacaccATGTATCATTGTGATTGTTAAaacctcaagatcatttttatgacaTGTGATGAATGAGTTAATGACTAAAATGTGACCATGATTTTTGGGTACtgttgacaccccattttgcaacccacatttaacctcacatagagggtaaaagaataatttcaccTTAGAGATAAGCATCTTAATTTTGGCCAATAGatccttaatttcatttcatcaaaatggtcttgatgttgtaacgatcaaattgaCTGGCCAAAAGCCTTAATCAAACCATTAGATTGatagttatcatcaaatcaagttttaatggccgagatgcactatcacaaattaagtccgactatatgtgagtATGAACAATTAATTCTGActagttataattataattaatttgaaattaaggATGTGTCAGAATCTGATTGGCTAGGACTACAACTTATGGTAATGTTACGCACACTTGATTAATTAGATAgtcaaacattaattattcaataaatagtttgtgtaattatctttttaattgagGTAAATTTGGGATTGATTAATTTTGATATGGAAGTAATTGGAGTCTATCAATGTTAGTTGGggcctattaatgttaattatgctaaaattattttccaacAAATGACCTCCGCTCACTTTTTCATTGATCGCTCTTAGactattttgtattttgagtgagattaatttttttagaaactagacatttggggcttcaatttgagcataagAAGAGGCAATTCCGATCATAATTGAgaaagatatgatttttcgaagTTTTCATTGAGAACTTTCACAAGAGCTACGGAAAAAACTgaggttttaattattttgcttGCTCATCACTCCCACCAACCTCCAATTTTGATGTGCCAGCCTTCCCTAAACTCTAAAATggggtctaggttcatgattctttttgatcctttgtcaaccctcattaaatgccCTTCCATTCATGTTTTCTCCatcactactatataaaccccccacCATTTCCTCTATTCCAAAGACATAGAGAAACATCCTCTCTTCTTCCCCTCTTTAGTTCTAGTGAAGAAGAGTTAGTCTTGTCATATCATGATCTTCTTGAGACttaaggtattgagtgagattcactctctctccctctcctagttCTCTTCCTCTACTTCACCCTTAGGACTTCCACCAAGAGTCTCTTCCCCCATCAAGTGGATCTTGCATGCAAGTATAATCTATTTCtctaacttgttttttttattgctataatgagaatttaagattaaagcatgctGGTGATTATTTAAATTCCTTGAATATGTTTAAATGTTCTTGATATTCTTATGTTCATATGcattcttcacatgttcttggttgttcttcacatgttcatgcatgacaCTAGCTTTGATCTTAAATCTTCatccaaaatatgaaaaacatgttagTTTCATAATTctctcaaatccttgaatcttgGATATCATCATTCatacacattcactagaatttatttttcaatcgaAATGTaatgattaataaataaaattagattttaccacacacattaaattcaacatgcaaattgattgatagcATATTGGAagatatgatatgaatgttggtcattatagtctagaagaccagttGCACTGAGCAAGGTGAGTGCCAACACATTTCcatcttgtaacatagcctccgagcttaAATCAATGGTTATTAGATCAAtgtttatccatgtaattttcaatctctagattgtaactaggaagcAAACCATGTACTTTATCctagattgtatttaggaccaaagccataTAATTTCCTATGGTCAATGTAAATTtagtttcaaattaataaaatgatgaattttttaattatggtatttattttatttttttccaataattaaataagtggcgactctaTTGTAAAACCctctaaaaggaaaaatataatcagtcgaacctccattttaagaggcaataacacgactccacccattcacgtgggtttggcccaatTCCAAAACAGGTTGAGGGCGCAATTTCTCACAAGTACATAAAATGACCATCCTATCATTTTctaagattaaattatgggtgcaaaatggggtgtctacaCAAGGCTTCATTTTCTATTATCCCGCCATTCCATTATCCTGAAAATCTATCAAGGATTCACTTTTCTTTATCCTGACATTCTGTTATCCCGACAATCTCAATCatcaaaactatttttgttaaaaatagttgttgggatttttttttttttttaatatctaattGTTTCCAAGAATGATAGAAGTGAAATTAATTTCTCAAATTATCAACCTCTAAAAATGGCAAATGACCcttcacaatcaaaacaaatacAACACAGTCCatcatatatcaaaataattaattaagttcaTAATATCTAGGAACATATTGCTCGTTATAACATGTAAAACGAATGgtaattaattttctaaaaattttacaagtatggaAAATAGAAGAAGATGTCATTTaattgtggatttgtcaaaattctcttccaataaaaagatattaagtaaggttgtaactcaaggctacaaccaattttgttgcaaaactttgtcattttcaaaatatgtaattatgttaatttttttagtgggagttgtagccttaggctacaattaagtttgtagccaaacttatGTTACAAGGATAATAAAACGGTACGGGTATAATGGTACCAAGTAtcaattaacacaaaaaaattctacatttAATATTTCACttggtaaaaaaatttctacattAAATATCACTCTTTGCTTTTTTctatattgaattttctaaatgatgactttttttttttttaagaaggaaaGAATAAATTATGAAAGTTAAATGGATGAAGAAACATGCTTTGAGTTATATAAGAGCAAAATGTTCTCCAACCTCTTTAGTGGAAATATTTTTGGCGAATCCTCAAAGTAAAGGTCATTTTAatgatacaatttattttaggaagaaaaaaaaattcaaaactttcttaatttctttcctTACCATTCGTGCGTGgagttctctctctcatggCAACATGAGTTCCTCCCTCCCTTGGTCTAGTACGAAGggtaataattttgttttctcaCAAAATCATGGCTGATGATGTCATTGACAGTCTGAAAAAGATGAAGCTCACatcagaggaagaagaaattATAGCTATCTCAGATGAAGGAAGACTAGAAGCTCTTGAGAGTTGTCAATTGAGTCTAATTGGAAAATTCCTTACATGCAAACCCTTCAACAAGATGGCAGCCAAAAATACAATACAAAGGGCTTGGGGAGTTGATGACACAATGCAGATTTTAGAAGTAGGGCCGAACTTGTTTCAATTTAAGTTTCAATCTGAGTTTGAGATGAATCGAATTTTCAAAGGGGGTCCTTGGACATTTGATAACCAACTTCTCATGCTCCAATGATGGAAGAAAGGGATGACAATGGGTAATATAATCATGGAGACAGCTTCGTCATGGGTTCAAATATGGGGTGCTCCCTTTGATATGTTTTCACCTCAAGTTACTAAAGAGGTTGGGGGCAAATTGGGTGAGGTTGAAGAGGTGGAATGGAAGAGGAGGAAGGATGATATTAACTTGTTTATGCGTGTTAGGGTTGCTCTACCTATATCAAAGCCTCTTAGACGTGGAGGGTTCCTAGCTGGGTCGGATGGAGAGCGGTCTTGGGTGACATTCCTATGTTCTGTCATTATTGTGGGATATTAGGGCATGATTTAAAACACTGTGCAGTACACTTTGCGGTTGAAAAGAATGGTGGAAATATTGTTTATCAGTATAGGGATTTCTTAAGGGCAGCAAGTACTCAAGCACAGGGTCCAGTTCATCAATATTCTAATCATAAATCCTTTACGGAGGAGGGTGCAGGTAGTGCTAAGGTACAAGATCCAGTTCCGATGGCTGATTCCAAGTAGACGGCGGCTGAAGCAAGAAACGTAAACCCTAGGGTGAGTGATGAAGTTGAAGCCAAGAATATAGGGACTGTTACGGATTCCATGCAAGCTGATGGCGTGTTTGGTACAAACTGTACTAACATGGAGGAGCATAACTCTGGGGCAGTAAATTCAAGGCTAGATATTCAGCTATCATTAAATGGCATGCCTAATTTGAATACATGGGCTGAGAAAGAATTCAAATGTGCTATTATGGATGAGGTGCAAGTAACGTATAGGCCAGAGGAGTTTCTTGAGCACGTGCCCCTCAATAATCAGCTATCTACGGATGGAGCTGGGCTACCTAAtacaaagcctaaaactacatgGACCTGGTTTAACAGAATGGAGTTTGGTCTTGGTGGATTAGCCCGTGCAATTACACTCCCAACACTTGGGAAGAAAGACATGAGGGATGCTATTGGTGAGCAGGTTGATGAGAATGAAAATAAGAGAGGGAAGGTAGTCAATGAGGAAGGATTTTCAAAAGATTTATCGGCAGGGGTGGACAGCCACCCTTGCTGGAAGTAATAAGGTTGTTAAGCTGGAACTACCAAGGGTTTGGGAACCCTTGGACAGGTCGTAGCCTTCGCAAGATTGTGAGGGAATAAGCTCCCACAGTCTATTTTCTGATGGAGACAAGACTAGATAAagatgaatttgaaaatttatatggTAATTTGCCGTATCagaataaaattattgtgaagcatcCTGATTCGGGTGGAGGATTTGCACTTTTGTGGAAAAATTCTATCACATTGAAAGCCATCAACTACACTGTGAACCATGTTTTAGCTATAGTTACGGAGGAAGATGGTTTTAAATGGTTTCCAACTTGTTTCTATGGATGGCCGAAGGctcaacaaaaggaaaaatcttggAGATTGTTGGAATATTTGAAGACCTTTGTGGATGGACCTTGGCTGGTTGTAGGGGATTTTAACGCTTTTTTACATGCTTCTgagaagaaaagtaaaagaCCACCACAATATTCATAAGTTGATGCATTCAAGGCTGCTTTGGAGTCTTGTCATCTTCAGGATCTGGGTTATAAAGGATATCCCTTTACATGGAATAATAGGAGACCGGGTAAGGCAAATACTAAAATCAAATTGGATAGAGCTGTGGCTAATAAAGACTGGATTGGGAAATTTCAATTAAGCAAAGTTCTACACCTTTCAGCTTATGCTTCGGATCATTTACCAATTCTTTTGCAGGTTCAATCTTTTGTTCCTTAAAGACAGGAGAGAGGATTTAAATTTGAGGAGTCTTGGCTACTCATGGAGGACTATGAAGCTATGATAAAGGATGCTTGGGATAGTGAGCTGGTTGTTGAACAAGGATTGGCTTCAACCttgaagaaaatacaagtttgtggttcaaaattaatgaagtgGGGCTCGACAAGAATAACTCCAGATGAAAAAGGTATTAAACAGATTTAGAAGAGGCTAGACATATTAAATGAAGAGGAGATGACTTCTAACAGTAAGGTCGAATATCTAGAGCTGAACAAAAAGATGGATGAGCTTCTCCAAAACAAGAAATATATTGGGCTCAAAGGTCTAGAATTTCATTGTTGAAGCATGGTGATAAAAATACTAAGTTCTTTCACTCAAAGGCTTCACAAAGGAGGAGAAAGAATCATATTCGGGGTATCAAAACTGGCCCAAGGGCAATGGGTGGAAGAATTAGAGGAGGTGGTGGCAGTTGCCTCTGATTACTTTGAAAACCTATTTCATGCAGGAGCATGTGACTGGATGGAGGAATGCCTGGATGCTATTCCACAGATGGTGATTGAAGAAATGCAAGAGGCTTTGTCTGGGGAGTTTACTGTAGAAGAAGTTAAAGTGGCCTTATTTCAGATGGGACCTACAAAAGCTCCAGGACCTGATGGTATGAACGcccttttctttcaaaaattctGGCACATAGTTGGTGATGATGTTGTTATGgctattttagattttttttaaataatggtaACGTGCTATCTGAGATAAATCACACAAACATAGTTCTTATTCCGAAAGTGAAAAatcctgaaattttttttgattttagaCCGATAAGTTCATGTAAtgtgatttataagattatgTCAAAAGTATTAGCAAACAGATTGAAACAGGTGCTTCCATATATAGTCTTGCCCACTCAAAGTGCCTTTGTACCGGGGAGACTGATCACAAATAATGTCTTGGTGGCCTATGAAACACTACATACAATGCATGCTAGGAAGAAGGGGAAGAAAAGGTCTTTGGCATTGAAATTTGATGTCAGTAAAGCCTATGATCATGTGGAGTGGCAGTTTCTTCAGGGGATCATGGAAAAGATGGGTTTCCCAGCATTGTGGATAGAGAGGGTGATGAATTGTGTCACTACTCCAACTTTCTCTATTTTGGTGAATAGTAAACCTTATGGGATGATACATCCATCAAGAGGAATATGACAAGGTGATCCATTATCACCTTATCGATTTCTATTATGTGCAGAAGGCTTTACGGCTCTGTTGACAAAAGCAGAAATTGAAGGGAGGATTAAAGGGGTTTCCATATGTAAAGGGGCACCTAGAATTACCAATCTACTATTTGCTGATGATTCACTGCTGTTTTGTCAAGCTATATAGAATGAAGGGCAAGCTATAATGGAAATTCTTCAAACATATGCACAGGCTTCAGGGCAATGTGTAAATTTGGAGAAATCTTTAGTTTATTTCAGCAGTAATACCACAGGCAGTCAAAGGCAACAAATTCTGCAGATTCTAGGGGTGAAGGGGGTGGAGAGATTTGAATCTTATCTAGGGCTGCCAACATTGATTGGAAGAGCTAAGTATCatactttttcttatttaaaagaCCGAATCTGGAAGAAGCTGCAAAGATGGAAAGGTATGTTGTTATCTAGAGCTGGAAAGGAAATTTTGATAAAGGCGGTGGCCCAATCTATCCCTACTTACACCATGAGTGTGTTCCAACTTCCTATGAAACTATGTGATGAACTAAATGGTAAGTGTGCTAGATTCTGGTGCGGTAAAGTAGGTGAGGAAAGGAAAATCCATTGGAAAAGGTGGGATAAGTTGTCAATTTCAAAGGAGGGTGGAATGGGTTTTCGGGAtttgagagtttttaatttAGCCATGTTGGCTAAACAAGGCTAGAGATTGATCCAAGGGAATGATTCTTTGCTATATAGGTGTTTCAAAGCAAGATATTTCCCTCGGTCTTCCTTTCTAGAGGCCAAAGAATCGCCTGGTTGTTCCTATGTGTGGAGAAGTATGATGGCTGCCTTGCTTTTTCTTAGATTAGGTTCTTGTTGGAAGGTTGGTAATGGGTCTTCCATAAGTGTTGTAAGGGATAGGTGGCTTCCTAACAATCCCACAAATAAAATCATGCATCCAAGACATGAGCTAGTTGAAGATTTAGCAGTATCAGATTTGATTGATCTGGAGTTGCATGCATGGAGAAGAGACATGATCATGGGAATGTTTCTCAGAGAAGATGCCGAAGCTATATGTAGAATCCCCCTCAGTCGAAGATCTGTTCTAGATTCAATTATTTAGCTGCACAACAAGAATGGTAAATTTTCTGTTAAGTCTGCATATAAGCTTGCTAGACGAACTCAACTTCATGGAGATAGGGCTGAGACTCCAAGTGGTTGTGctaggaaaaaaatttgaccGATCTTGTGGAAGCACAAAATTCCAAATAAAGTCAAAATATTTGGATGGAGAGCTTGCCATGATATATTACCAACATCCTACAATCTGTCACGTTGGAGGATCATAACTGAGGATAATTGTCAACTGTGTACTAGAGAGGTGGAGACAACAACTCATGCATTGTGGGAATGAGCTACGGTGCAAGATGTATGGGCTGGCAGCATTTCAAAGTTGCAGAAAGGACCCTCTGTTTTTCGTGATACACTTCAGCTAATGGAGTTTCTAGTGGACAGGTTAACGGTTGAGGGGTTGGAGCTATTCTGGGTGCAGGCGTGGTTTATATGGAACCAGCAAAACTGTGTTGTGCGTGGGGGTCAATTAAAGGATCCTAAATGCCTTAATAAGCGAGCAGAGGACTTCGTTTTGGAATTTCAGCAAGCCCAAGTGCAATTGACAGTATCTCGAATTGAGCAAATTAATTCTGACTAGTGGTAACCTCCACCGCCGGATGTATACAAGCTAAACTTTGATGCTGCAATGTTTTCAGGGCTGGATAGAATAGGTATAGGCACTATTATTTGAAATGATAAGGGGGAGGTTATGGCCGCAATGTTTGCTGTTGAACCAagtgcagaaaacagtgaagaAGCCGAATTGATGGCCTGCAGAAGATCCTTGGAGTTTGTCGTGGATGCTGGGTTTACAAGTTTGATAATTGAGGGTGATAATGCTAATGTCATACAAGCCATTTCTTCATCTCTGCCTAACCATTCCATTCTTGGCTGTGTGGTGGATGATATTCGCCATTTGATACTGGGGTTATATTGGGCTAAGACTAATCAGATTAGAAGGGGAGGGAATACAGTGGCACATGTTCTTACCCAATATGCTAGAAATTTAGATGAGGATTTAGTTTGGTTAGAAGATTCTCCTCCACCTGCCTTGGCAGCCTTGTATCACAATGCTTCATTATTATAATTGAATGTAAGTTtcctattcaaaaaaaaaaaaggttatgaaaaaaaaaaccccaaatttataatgaaaaagataaggaaagaaattaagaaagttttgaattttttttttcttcctaaaataaattgtatcatTAAAATGACCTTTACTTTGAGGATTCGCCAAAAATATTTCCACTATGTTAATTGATACTTGACACCATTATACCCATACCATTTTATTATCCTTGTAACataagtttggctacaaacttagttgtagcctaaggctacaactcccactaaaaaaattaacataattacatattttgaaaataataaagttttgcaaaaaaattgattgtagccttaagttacaaccttatttaatatctttttattggaagagaattt
This DNA window, taken from Quercus robur chromosome 2, dhQueRobu3.1, whole genome shotgun sequence, encodes the following:
- the LOC126700189 gene encoding uncharacterized protein LOC126700189, translating into MADDVIDSLKKMKLTSEEEEIIAISDEGRLEALESCQLSLIGKFLTCKPFNKMAAKNTIQRAWGVDDTMQILEVGPNLFQFKFQSEFEMNRIFKGGPWTFDNQLLMLQ